One genomic region from Octopus sinensis linkage group LG13, ASM634580v1, whole genome shotgun sequence encodes:
- the LOC115218264 gene encoding solute carrier family 22 member 15-like, with translation MVCSMLYYGVSLNSVDMAGNRYLNFLLMHVVEFPSMVTSYYLCKRFGHRKPTTFCMMFSGLNCIVSNFVTKGSFWFPLILVILGKFGIAAAFASVYLLSAEIFPTVVRANGLGVASVSARIGGIIAPFILQLSAYIKWLPLSIYGVLSVMSGMLLLLLPEPKDKDLPQTFEDLENWET, from the exons ATGGTCTGCAGTATGCTATACTATGGTGTATCTCTTAATTCAGTTGATATGGCTGGAAACCGCTACTTAAACTTCCTGTTAATGCATGTCGTGGAGTTCCCCAGTATGGTAACTTCTTACTATTTGTGTAAACGCTTTGGTCATCGAAAACCGACTACGTTTTGTATGATGTTTAGTGGATTAAATTGCATTGTGTCAAATTTTGTAACCAAAG GTTCATTCTGGTTTCCTCTGATCCTGGTTATTCTGGGAAAGTTTGGAATCGCAGCTGCTTTTGCTTCAGTGTATCTTTTATCAGCAGAAATATTCCCAACAGTTGTTAG aGCAAACGGCTTAGGTGTTGCGTCAGTGTCGGCCCGCATTGGTGGCATAATTGCACCCTTTATACTTCAGCTGTCAGCCTATATAAAATGGCTTCCTCTAAGTATTTACGGTGTCCTTTCAGTTATGTCCGGCATGCTGTTGCTCTTACTGCCAGAACCAAAGGATAAAGACTTGCCGCAAACATTTGAAGATCTGGAAAACTGGGAGACCTGA